A genomic segment from Alteribacillus bidgolensis encodes:
- the ftsH gene encoding ATP-dependent zinc metalloprotease FtsH: protein MNRIFRNTVFYLLLFLVIIGIISFLSNDQTETNEMTTNEFLSKLQNNEISSVTLQPEGEVYLVEGQEVGDEEGEAFQTYLPISEENTQTIMTAQGPDGEALSLETEPAEEPSAWVTFFTSIIPFVIIFILFFFLLSQAQGGGSRVMNFGKSKAKLYQEDKKKARFKDVAGAEEEKQELIEVVDFLKDPRKFANIGARIPKGVLLVGPPGTGKTLIARAVAGEAGVPFFSISGSDFVEMFVGVGASRVRDLFENAKKNAPCIIFIDEIDAVGRQRGAGLGGGHDEREQTLNQLLVEMDGFSANEGIIIIAATNRSDVLDPALLRPGRFDRQIMVGRPDVKGREEILHVHARNKPMADDVDLQAIAQRTPGFSGADLENLLNEAALVAARADMTKLRMTHVEEAIDRVIAGPAKKSRVISEKEKNIVAHHEAGHTVVGVKLKNADMVHKVTIVPRGQAGGYAVMLPKEDRYFMTKPELLDKIVGLLGGRVAEEVMFNEVSTGAHNDFQRATDIARKMVTEYGMSEKLGPLQFGSSSGGQVFLGRDIQNEQNYSDAIAHEIDKEVQRIIKESYDQCKQILTEYKDRLELVAQTLLELETLDAQQIKSLVDDGKLPDDHHLNKSDDEVGVSKENGPNDDVKVNIQSKSNTEEQPETPEDETSKKETDVTEGKTEPEKLGNNNPPADDDDDRK, encoded by the coding sequence ATGAACCGGATTTTTCGAAATACTGTTTTTTATTTGCTTTTATTCCTTGTCATTATAGGTATCATTAGTTTCCTGAGTAATGATCAAACGGAAACGAATGAAATGACAACGAATGAATTTTTATCAAAATTACAAAATAACGAAATAAGTTCCGTAACTTTACAGCCGGAAGGGGAAGTATATCTTGTTGAAGGCCAGGAGGTTGGAGACGAAGAAGGAGAGGCCTTCCAGACATATTTACCTATTTCCGAAGAAAATACGCAGACCATAATGACCGCTCAAGGTCCTGATGGAGAAGCTCTTAGTTTAGAAACAGAACCCGCTGAAGAGCCAAGCGCTTGGGTTACTTTCTTTACATCCATCATTCCTTTTGTGATTATTTTCATCTTATTCTTCTTCTTGCTCAGCCAGGCTCAAGGCGGCGGCAGCCGTGTCATGAACTTTGGCAAAAGCAAAGCCAAGCTGTATCAGGAAGACAAAAAGAAAGCCCGCTTTAAAGATGTTGCTGGTGCTGAAGAAGAAAAGCAAGAATTAATAGAAGTGGTTGATTTCTTAAAAGACCCTAGAAAATTCGCTAATATAGGTGCCAGGATTCCAAAAGGGGTACTCCTCGTAGGACCTCCAGGAACAGGTAAAACCTTAATTGCTAGAGCTGTTGCCGGGGAAGCTGGCGTTCCATTTTTCTCGATCAGCGGTTCTGATTTTGTGGAAATGTTTGTAGGTGTCGGTGCTTCCCGTGTACGTGATTTATTTGAAAATGCCAAGAAAAATGCACCATGTATCATTTTTATAGATGAAATAGATGCAGTCGGGAGACAGCGCGGTGCAGGTCTTGGCGGCGGACATGACGAGAGAGAACAAACATTAAACCAGCTGCTCGTTGAAATGGACGGTTTCAGCGCTAATGAAGGAATTATCATTATTGCAGCTACTAACCGTTCTGACGTCTTAGACCCAGCGCTTCTTCGTCCAGGTCGTTTCGACCGTCAAATCATGGTAGGGCGTCCGGATGTGAAGGGAAGAGAAGAAATCCTTCACGTTCATGCTCGAAATAAACCGATGGCAGACGACGTGGATCTTCAAGCTATTGCTCAACGAACACCAGGTTTCTCTGGTGCCGATTTAGAGAATTTATTAAATGAAGCGGCACTTGTAGCAGCTAGAGCCGATATGACCAAATTACGTATGACCCATGTAGAAGAAGCAATTGACCGTGTGATTGCCGGACCAGCCAAGAAGAGCCGTGTTATCTCAGAAAAAGAGAAAAACATTGTTGCTCATCACGAAGCTGGCCACACTGTAGTCGGTGTCAAGCTTAAAAACGCTGATATGGTTCATAAAGTTACGATTGTTCCACGCGGACAGGCAGGCGGTTATGCTGTTATGCTTCCAAAAGAAGACCGCTACTTTATGACTAAACCTGAACTCCTCGATAAGATTGTAGGGCTTTTAGGTGGACGCGTAGCAGAAGAAGTAATGTTTAATGAAGTTAGTACCGGAGCTCATAATGACTTTCAACGTGCAACAGACATCGCTCGTAAAATGGTTACCGAGTACGGGATGAGTGAGAAACTTGGACCGCTACAATTTGGGTCAAGTTCAGGCGGACAGGTTTTCTTAGGCCGCGATATACAAAATGAACAAAATTATAGTGATGCGATTGCACATGAAATTGACAAAGAAGTGCAGCGAATCATTAAAGAATCCTACGATCAATGTAAGCAAATTCTTACAGAATATAAAGATAGGCTTGAGCTTGTAGCGCAAACTTTATTGGAGTTAGAGACTCTCGATGCGCAGCAGATCAAATCATTAGTTGACGACGGAAAGCTTCCTGATGACCACCACTTAAACAAAAGTGATGATGAAGTTGGTGTTTCAAAGGAAAACGGCCCAAATGATGATGTGAAAGTAAATATCCAGTCTAAGTCTAATACGGAGGAACAACCGGAAACGCCGGAAGACGAAACTTCTAAAAAAGAAACCGACGTGACGGAAGGAAAAACGGAACCTGAAAAATTAGGTAATAATAATCCTCCTGCGGATGACGACGATGACCGGAAATAA